The genomic region GAATACATGGTAGCTGATTTTAAAGAAAACGGGACTTCTTATAAAGACATCAAATCATTCAATTTAGATGAATACTTTGGATTAGAAGGAACTCATCCACAAAGTTATCGTTATTTCATGATGGAAAACCTATTCAATCATGTTGATATCTTACCAGAAAATATTCATGTACCTGCTGGACAAGGGGATATTCAAGAAAATTGTGATGCATATAATGCTATGTTAGCAACTGAAGGAGTAGATTTACAATTATTAGGAATTGGATCAAATGGTCATATTGGATTTAATGAACCAGGAACTCCTTTTACTCAAGTAACTCATTGTATTGAATTAGAAGAAGGAACTAGACAAGATAACGCTCGTTTATTCTTTGATGGTAATATTGATGAAGTACCTACTCATGCAGTAACAATGGGAATTAAAAATATTATGGATTCAAAAAAAGTTTTATTAATGGCTTTTGGAGAAAACAAAGCAGAACCTATTCGTGTTTTAGTAGAAGGTGAAGTTTCTGTTGATGTACCAGCTTCTGTATTACAAAATCACCCAGATGTAACTATCATTATTGATAAAGCAGCAGCTAGTAAATTAACTAAAAAATAAAATAACTTAAACACCATTTATATGGTGTTTTTTGTTGTTTAAAAGTTGCTTAAAAATAGAAATCCTTTATACTAATAGAGAGCTAACTATATAAAAGTCAAGTAGCTTTATGAAAAAGTTTGAAAATTATAGTTATTTGATAAATGTTAGTTAAAGAGTAAAGAGATCTTTGAAAATATGAATATGTGCTTGTTTTTTGGCACAATGAAAACACCTTCTTATAAAGAAAGTTGTGTGAAACATTTCACATATACTTATCGTAATAATGATGGATCAAATGTTTGATTTGTTTTTAATAAATGATATATAACTCGAAGTAATTTTCGGATGCAGTGACCTTGGGCACAACGATGTCCTTTCCCTTGTGCTAGCTTTTCTTGATAGTAGGCTTTAAACACGGGGTTATGATTGATTACAGGCAAGATAATTTGATATAAGGTTTTTCTTAAGTACTTAGAACCTTTCTTTGTTATTGCGCTGTGTTTGGCTGTGTACTGGCTTGATTCATAATGATATGGAGCAACTCCTGCAAATTTAATTATTTTAGAAGATTTAGAGTAGTTGTTTATATTTCCTAATTCTGTTAAAATAGACGTACCAGAGAAGTGAGAAATTCCTGGTATGGATAGTATAGGAGAGTTGTTTTCAATGGAAAACTCTTCTATTTTTTTGTCTATTTCATCAAGTTGTGCCTTAAGTAATTCAATTTGATCAATTAAATGTTTGATTTGAATTTCTTCTGCAATCGATGACATA from Tannockella kyphosi harbors:
- the nagB gene encoding glucosamine-6-phosphate deaminase, whose protein sequence is MKLIIADSYEAASLEASKILLEQIKENPSSHLGLATGSTPLKLYEYMVADFKENGTSYKDIKSFNLDEYFGLEGTHPQSYRYFMMENLFNHVDILPENIHVPAGQGDIQENCDAYNAMLATEGVDLQLLGIGSNGHIGFNEPGTPFTQVTHCIELEEGTRQDNARLFFDGNIDEVPTHAVTMGIKNIMDSKKVLLMAFGENKAEPIRVLVEGEVSVDVPASVLQNHPDVTIIIDKAAASKLTKK